In Phaeodactylum tricornutum CCAP 1055/1 chromosome 21, whole genome shotgun sequence, the following proteins share a genomic window:
- a CDS encoding predicted protein — translation MDMGMATAADSFCTSSMGGGMIMYMDGFRFSLKGGQPCLNLFFPEWTLDSKGKFVAAMVGVLLLAVAVEGVSKLRYCIIRAAKASYRSPDQNQWNLTLLRFGISSMHGAQALFGYIIMLATMTFSLELLSCVILGLGIGYGVFFQTDDVFRESGHVTTNPCCAFMEDEVKDLHSLKRDVVGAFHPDDTPVSTTVSDSGTDNCTPNPV, via the exons ATGGATATGGGCATGGCTACTGCGGCTGACTCTTTCTGCACTTCGTCGATGGGAGGAGGAATGATAATGTATATGGACG GTTTTCGCTTTTCTTTGAAAGGTGGACAACCTTGCCTCAACCTTTTCTTCCCGGAATGGACATTAGATTCGAAGGGAAAATTCGTTGCTGCCATGGTTGGAGTCTTGCTCCTTGCTGTAGCCGTTGAGGGTGTGTCCAAACTTAGGTACTGCATAATTCGAGCCGCGAAGGCATCGTACCGCAGTCCTGATCAAAATCAATGGAATCTTACCTTATTACGTTTTGGGATTTCTTCTATGCACG GCGCTCAAGCTTTATTCGGCTACATTATTATGCTGGCAACTATGACGTTCTCTTTAGAGCTTCTCTCTTGTGTAATACTTGGTTTGGGCATTGGATACGGCGTCTTTTTTCAAACAGATGATGTCTTTCGGGAATCAGGTCACGTGACAACGAATCCTTGTTGTGCCTTCATGGAGGATGAAGTTAAGGATCTGCACAGCCTGAAACGAGATGTAGTGGGCGCCTTCCATCCGGATGACACTCCCGTGTCGACTACGGTCTCGGACTCAGGTACTGATAACTGCACACCTAATCCCGTCTAA